The Parvibaculaceae bacterium PLY_AMNH_Bact1 genome window below encodes:
- a CDS encoding SCO family protein (Derived by automated computational analysis using gene prediction method: Protein Homology.): protein MSRLTLFLVAIAGLAIATAGIMYVTLPADEGDYPERSSGAALIGGPFELVMQDGSTVTNETFKGELMLIYFGFTFCPDVCPTELQIMSNALDLVGDDAEQVRPILISIDPERDTVEAMAQYVSHFHPRMTGLTGTAEQIAAAAGAYRVYYERVEDPASNAAYTMDHSSIVYLMDKEGQFITHFGPGTKPEKMAETIRGALDKS, encoded by the coding sequence ATGTCGCGATTAACCCTCTTTCTTGTTGCCATTGCAGGTCTCGCCATAGCTACTGCCGGGATCATGTATGTGACCCTGCCTGCAGACGAGGGTGATTATCCAGAACGTTCCAGCGGTGCAGCTCTCATCGGAGGCCCGTTTGAACTCGTAATGCAGGACGGTAGCACCGTCACGAACGAAACGTTCAAGGGCGAATTGATGCTGATCTATTTTGGATTCACATTTTGCCCGGATGTGTGCCCAACTGAGCTTCAGATTATGAGCAATGCCCTGGACCTTGTTGGAGATGACGCGGAGCAAGTCCGCCCCATCCTGATATCTATCGACCCAGAACGCGATACGGTTGAGGCGATGGCACAATATGTAAGCCACTTCCATCCCAGAATGACCGGCCTTACGGGCACAGCGGAGCAGATCGCGGCGGCAGCTGGAGCATATCGCGTCTATTACGAGCGGGTGGAAGATCCAGCCTCCAATGCTGCCTATACAATGGATCATTCCTCGATTGTATATCTTATGGACAAAGAAGGTCAGTTCATCACCCATTTCGGCCCCGGGACAAAACCTGAAAAGATGGCGGAGACCATTCGCGGCGCATTAGACAAAAGCTAA
- a CDS encoding SprT family zinc-dependent metalloprotease (Derived by automated computational analysis using gene prediction method: Protein Homology.), which yields MKKMSRALHMDTLSLRGEQVPLVVRHNPRARRFIVRVDMTTGAVHVTTPNKRNVKAAISFAHSHADWLIEQRQHVTLAEPFCDGALVPVRGIPHLIRHVESQRCAVQSVSPGDDDMPELRVGGDISFLPRRVTDWLKQQAKTDLNQSVLTHASQLNVRPSRVTVRDQSSRWGSCSSTRALSFSWRLIFAPTEVLDYVAAHEVAHLVHMNHGPQFWRTVERLVPAYAQAVRWLETEGPALHKYGVAPLSLD from the coding sequence ATGAAAAAAATGTCCCGTGCCTTGCACATGGATACATTGTCGCTTCGCGGCGAACAGGTTCCGCTGGTCGTGCGACACAATCCGCGCGCGCGACGCTTTATTGTCCGCGTCGACATGACAACCGGTGCCGTCCACGTCACCACGCCCAACAAGCGCAACGTCAAAGCGGCGATCTCCTTTGCCCATAGCCATGCCGATTGGCTTATTGAACAACGTCAGCATGTTACGCTCGCTGAGCCGTTTTGTGATGGCGCGTTGGTACCTGTGAGAGGCATACCGCATCTTATTCGCCATGTAGAAAGCCAACGCTGTGCAGTGCAAAGCGTCTCACCTGGTGATGACGACATGCCGGAACTCCGTGTTGGTGGTGACATTTCCTTCCTGCCGCGCCGCGTCACTGACTGGTTAAAGCAGCAAGCCAAAACCGATCTCAACCAAAGCGTTCTGACACATGCCTCTCAGCTCAATGTCCGTCCCAGCCGCGTTACGGTAAGGGACCAATCCAGTCGATGGGGGTCTTGTTCCTCGACTCGCGCACTTTCCTTTTCCTGGCGCCTTATCTTCGCGCCCACAGAAGTCCTTGATTACGTGGCCGCCCATGAGGTTGCTCATCTGGTTCACATGAACCATGGCCCTCAATTTTGGCGTACAGTTGAGCGGCTTGTTCCCGCATACGCACAAGCGGTACGGTGGCTGGAAACTGAGGGCCCCGCACTCCACAAATATGGCGTTGCGCCGCTTTCATTGGATTAA
- a CDS encoding ActS/PrrB/RegB family redox-sensitive histidine kinase (Derived by automated computational analysis using gene prediction method: Protein Homology. GO_function: GO:0000155 - phosphorelay sensor kinase activity [Evidence IEA]; GO_process: GO:0007165 - signal transduction [Evidence IEA]), whose translation MAQPNRRSSFISDQAGIRLQTIMLLRWLAVAGQLGAVLFVYFGLKFPLPLGFCLAAIAASAWLNVFLGLRYRAPVRLPDSQAAAYLAYDLLQLAALLYLTGGLGNPFSLLFMVPVTISATTLSPRSTGLLLSLAFICVTGLSVYHLPLPWTPDAPLILPWTYQAGIWAGLLLGLGFVAVYAYRIADEARRMSNALEATELVLAREQRLSALDGLAAAAAHELGTPLGTIALVARELQRDKPSGDQLDEDLNLLRSQAERCKEILSRLTHRPDARDALYARIEIDALLSEVVAPHRDMDVSFDLAIDGEEPAPYLVRRPEILYGLGNFVENASDYARRAVTLNGEFDKDMVRISITDDGPGFPMDMVDRLGEPYVTTRPRGTQRSVRDGSHEGMGLGFFIGKTLLERSGATVLFGNRTDGRTGAVVIVEWPRDAIEAPPIGGAQDQISDHELA comes from the coding sequence ATGGCCCAACCAAACAGGCGTTCCTCGTTCATTTCCGATCAGGCAGGAATTCGCCTGCAAACGATTATGCTGCTGCGGTGGTTGGCTGTGGCCGGTCAGTTAGGCGCGGTTCTATTCGTCTATTTTGGCCTAAAGTTTCCTCTGCCTCTCGGCTTTTGTCTGGCCGCCATTGCTGCCTCTGCGTGGCTCAATGTGTTCCTGGGACTTCGATACAGAGCGCCTGTGCGCTTGCCTGATAGTCAGGCTGCCGCTTACCTCGCCTACGACCTGCTTCAACTGGCAGCATTGCTCTACCTGACCGGCGGGCTTGGCAATCCCTTTTCATTACTCTTTATGGTTCCTGTGACGATTTCAGCGACCACCTTGTCACCAAGATCAACCGGCCTTCTTCTGTCTCTTGCCTTTATTTGTGTGACAGGCCTTTCCGTCTATCATTTGCCGCTGCCGTGGACGCCCGACGCGCCCCTTATATTGCCGTGGACGTATCAAGCAGGAATTTGGGCGGGTCTTTTGTTGGGGCTCGGGTTCGTTGCTGTTTATGCATATCGCATCGCCGATGAAGCACGCCGCATGTCAAACGCTTTGGAGGCAACCGAACTGGTCCTTGCCAGAGAGCAAAGACTTTCTGCGCTCGATGGATTGGCTGCCGCTGCCGCTCATGAACTTGGGACGCCCCTTGGAACAATTGCTCTTGTTGCGCGCGAGCTCCAACGCGATAAACCATCCGGCGATCAATTGGACGAGGATCTCAATCTGCTTCGCTCGCAGGCAGAGAGATGTAAGGAAATTCTCTCACGCCTGACCCACAGACCCGACGCGCGGGATGCCCTTTATGCGCGCATAGAGATCGATGCCCTCCTAAGCGAAGTTGTGGCGCCCCACCGGGATATGGATGTGTCGTTTGATTTGGCGATAGACGGAGAAGAGCCAGCCCCTTACCTGGTTCGCAGGCCGGAAATCCTATACGGGTTGGGGAATTTTGTCGAAAACGCGTCAGACTATGCACGGCGGGCTGTCACGCTAAACGGCGAGTTTGACAAAGACATGGTGCGCATCTCGATCACCGACGATGGTCCTGGTTTCCCTATGGATATGGTGGACCGGTTGGGGGAGCCTTATGTCACAACCCGCCCTCGCGGCACGCAAAGATCTGTAAGAGACGGATCTCATGAGGGAATGGGTCTTGGCTTCTTCATTGGCAAAACGCTCCTGGAAAGAAGCGGCGCGACGGTCTTATTCGGAAATCGGACAGATGGTCGCACTGGCGCTGTGGTTATTGTGGAATGGCCCAGAGACGCGATAGAAGCGCCACCAATAGGCGGAGCACAGGACCAAATAAGCGATCATGAGTTGGCGTGA
- a CDS encoding hypothetical protein (Derived by automated computational analysis using gene prediction method: GeneMarkS-2+.), protein MRHERGENYLTSRHILVSALSLVLLLLGAWTSASANGIQQPTVVAPDTAFIEAVRDGDMDAIRAAIVRGESIDARDKLGTPALFVALQFGQHEAFTFLVEQGARIKAKNRAGDTLLTLLANTKLVHLSALLLEAGADPDRLGANREPAIIVATRAGQADMVRLLLDWDADYEATDLTGRSALGIAEQRRDRVITNMLREAGAY, encoded by the coding sequence GTGAGACATGAGCGAGGTGAGAATTATCTCACGTCCAGACATATTTTAGTATCAGCACTGTCATTGGTCCTATTGCTCTTGGGCGCGTGGACCAGTGCTTCTGCTAACGGCATTCAGCAGCCGACGGTCGTTGCGCCAGATACAGCGTTCATCGAGGCGGTTCGTGATGGCGATATGGACGCAATAAGAGCGGCAATCGTACGCGGCGAGTCAATTGATGCCCGCGACAAGTTGGGAACCCCAGCGCTTTTTGTTGCCCTGCAGTTCGGCCAGCACGAAGCCTTTACTTTCTTGGTGGAGCAGGGTGCTCGAATAAAAGCAAAAAACAGGGCGGGTGATACGCTCCTTACGCTTCTCGCAAACACCAAACTGGTTCACCTAAGTGCGTTGCTTCTGGAAGCTGGCGCCGACCCCGACCGGCTAGGCGCCAACCGGGAGCCAGCCATCATCGTTGCCACGCGAGCTGGCCAGGCAGATATGGTCCGCCTGCTGCTCGATTGGGACGCAGATTATGAGGCGACTGACCTGACGGGCCGCAGCGCCCTAGGTATCGCGGAGCAGCGGCGCGATCGGGTCATCACCAATATGCTTCGTGAAGCAGGCGCTTACTAA
- a CDS encoding ActR/PrrA/RegA family redox response regulator transcription factor (Derived by automated computational analysis using gene prediction method: Protein Homology. GO_process: GO:0000160 - phosphorelay signal transduction system [Evidence IEA]): protein MTDEANDAHEAANEERTLLLVDDDAPFLGRLARAMENRGFTVSQAGTVKEGVRLAQDVKPNYAVVDLRLDDGSGLEVVSALHTVREDARVIVLTGYGNIATAVEAVKLGAVDYLSKPADADDVEAALMAQPGEKAPPPENPMSADRVRWEHIQRVYELCNRNVSETARRLNMHRRTLQRILAKRAPR from the coding sequence ATGACAGACGAAGCGAACGACGCACATGAAGCGGCAAATGAGGAGCGCACTCTTCTTCTTGTAGATGATGATGCTCCGTTCCTTGGGCGGTTGGCCCGGGCAATGGAAAATCGAGGCTTCACTGTCTCCCAGGCTGGCACTGTAAAGGAAGGCGTACGTTTGGCACAGGACGTCAAGCCGAACTATGCCGTCGTTGACTTGCGGTTGGATGACGGCAGTGGACTTGAAGTCGTGTCGGCTCTTCACACAGTTCGCGAGGACGCGCGGGTTATCGTCCTCACCGGATATGGCAATATTGCAACCGCTGTGGAGGCGGTGAAGTTGGGTGCTGTCGATTATCTTTCAAAACCCGCTGATGCAGATGATGTCGAAGCCGCATTGATGGCGCAGCCGGGCGAAAAAGCGCCACCGCCGGAAAACCCAATGTCCGCAGACCGGGTTCGGTGGGAACATATTCAGCGGGTCTATGAACTGTGCAATCGAAATGTGTCTGAGACAGCCCGTCGTCTGAACATGCACCGTCGGACTCTGCAGCGCATTTTGGCCAAGCGCGCGCCGCGCTAA
- a CDS encoding hypothetical protein (Derived by automated computational analysis using gene prediction method: GeneMarkS-2+.) — translation MAETIQALQARRDALLQMSIWQDDLLQSYRSINLVLQAFLLAVLAALVAFPSAVASGENAISHFLTAVGACAVTGVIFYTNKNMRQIILGRGEDVSHLHKRVVLVENMLPVPDRVFTEFKVAQGGHGDFTLEEAKERFLTNQSVTNEDVKKLITGRLGFARRVIDRNLFIGICVAASLLICAKFMIPLLR, via the coding sequence ATGGCGGAAACAATCCAAGCGCTCCAGGCACGCCGTGATGCTCTGCTGCAAATGAGTATCTGGCAGGATGATCTGCTTCAGTCCTATCGAAGCATCAACCTAGTGCTCCAGGCATTTCTACTTGCCGTTCTTGCTGCGCTTGTAGCTTTCCCATCTGCAGTCGCCTCTGGTGAAAACGCCATCTCTCATTTCCTGACGGCCGTTGGAGCGTGCGCAGTTACCGGCGTGATCTTTTACACGAACAAGAACATGCGGCAAATTATTCTCGGGCGCGGAGAAGATGTTTCCCACCTCCACAAGCGAGTGGTGCTTGTTGAAAACATGCTACCGGTCCCCGACCGAGTGTTCACTGAGTTTAAGGTCGCCCAGGGTGGGCATGGTGACTTCACCCTCGAAGAGGCAAAAGAGCGCTTTCTCACCAATCAGTCAGTGACAAATGAGGACGTCAAAAAATTGATCACAGGACGTCTTGGGTTTGCGCGACGGGTTATTGACCGCAATTTGTTCATTGGGATTTGCGTTGCTGCATCTCTGTTGATTTGCGCGAAATTCATGATCCCGTTGCTGCGATAG
- a CDS encoding VOC family protein (Derived by automated computational analysis using gene prediction method: Protein Homology.), which produces MSSIPRFHLAFSVNDLTVARSFYEGVLGCGVGRSDTHWIDFDLHGHQIVAHLDETKSIPEVSNSVDGDDVPVPHFGLILSWRDWEVLAEKLQAAGLAFVIAPHIRFKGLPGEQATMFFRDPSGNALEFKAFRSDAQIFATE; this is translated from the coding sequence ATGTCAAGCATCCCAAGGTTTCATCTCGCATTTTCTGTGAACGACCTGACAGTAGCGCGGTCCTTCTATGAAGGCGTGCTGGGGTGTGGTGTGGGGCGGAGCGATACTCACTGGATAGATTTTGATTTACATGGGCATCAAATCGTTGCGCATTTGGATGAGACAAAATCCATTCCGGAAGTGAGCAATAGCGTAGACGGCGATGATGTCCCGGTGCCGCACTTTGGTCTGATCTTGAGTTGGCGCGATTGGGAGGTGCTGGCAGAAAAACTTCAGGCAGCAGGCTTGGCGTTTGTAATTGCACCGCACATTCGGTTCAAGGGATTACCTGGAGAACAGGCAACAATGTTTTTTCGTGATCCCTCTGGGAACGCACTGGAGTTCAAAGCCTTCCGGAGCGATGCCCAGATATTTGCCACCGAGTGA
- a CDS encoding hypothetical protein (Derived by automated computational analysis using gene prediction method: GeneMarkS-2+.), translated as MVSDRMAPTKGDGSTASGFSGGMVAASFVGALGALLIVIGIEKVLDTDTTAETAGTPLSLTVPADGAEQFVTIGTVATSATLAFEEAGTYRVELRGLDGTSDPVLALFADNSETAVATNDDTDGLDAMVPVTVTDGSETWRVDLTSYGETGGPGVLRVLPAPEGFVAGTTLTEGPGGFPADGIATLELDNPATSRLDADGSWYQFNPIQSGRHVVSVRAADESLDTVAHLLPILPGADAPAVGTDVTTMTAAFTSDDDDGFNPRFERYLQQGATYYLFVRGFDESANGSFAVTATFLGDEASPTLIPPVVIEDEDEGPIDEDLPADSGSTGNGNKN; from the coding sequence ATGGTGAGCGATAGAATGGCACCAACTAAAGGGGATGGCTCAACAGCTAGTGGCTTCAGCGGAGGTATGGTTGCTGCAAGCTTTGTAGGCGCCCTGGGCGCACTGCTGATTGTCATCGGCATTGAGAAAGTACTCGATACAGACACTACGGCTGAGACAGCGGGTACACCCCTCTCACTTACAGTTCCCGCCGACGGGGCCGAGCAGTTTGTTACGATTGGGACGGTAGCGACGTCAGCAACTCTCGCATTTGAGGAAGCAGGCACTTACCGTGTCGAGCTGCGCGGTCTGGATGGCACATCTGATCCGGTTCTTGCCCTCTTTGCTGACAACAGCGAAACGGCGGTGGCCACGAATGATGACACTGATGGGTTGGATGCCATGGTGCCGGTGACCGTTACAGACGGAAGCGAGACTTGGCGCGTTGACCTTACAAGCTACGGCGAAACAGGCGGTCCGGGCGTATTACGTGTCCTACCTGCGCCTGAAGGATTTGTCGCGGGCACCACATTGACGGAAGGGCCAGGTGGCTTCCCCGCCGACGGCATCGCGACATTGGAACTCGACAATCCTGCCACAAGCCGCCTGGATGCTGACGGCTCCTGGTACCAATTCAACCCAATCCAATCCGGCCGCCATGTTGTTTCTGTACGGGCTGCAGATGAGAGTCTCGACACGGTGGCCCATCTTTTGCCAATTCTTCCTGGTGCCGACGCTCCAGCTGTAGGCACCGATGTTACGACCATGACGGCTGCCTTTACCTCTGATGATGATGACGGGTTCAACCCCCGCTTTGAGCGTTATCTGCAACAGGGTGCCACTTACTACCTGTTTGTGCGTGGCTTTGATGAGAGCGCAAATGGGTCCTTCGCGGTGACAGCCACTTTCCTTGGCGACGAAGCAAGCCCCACACTGATACCGCCTGTTGTTATTGAAGACGAGGATGAGGGTCCGATCGATGAAGATCTGCCCGCTGATTCAGGCTCTACCGGAAACGGCAATAAGAACTAA
- a CDS encoding PBP1A family penicillin-binding protein (Derived by automated computational analysis using gene prediction method: Protein Homology. GO_function: GO:0008658 - penicillin binding [Evidence IEA]), with translation MSERRKSGRKTGAGGARNRELVSRRLPFLGTLRLELEPPKKKRRKANTKSRSKTPDYEEKSAGAKVAYWSTVAGLWGMVAAGGIVLYYALTLPSTDNLWNIDASPSVTIAANDGTPIVTRGGRHGTAVRLGDLPPYLVDAVVATEDKRFYSHLGIDPIGLARAMVANLKAGSVVQGGSTITQQLAKNIFLTPERTLDRKLQEALLALWLEAKFTKDEILTLYLNRVYLGGGAYGIEAASQRYFGKSARGVTLPEAAMLAGLLKAPSRYAPTNDLARAQERAATVLAVMVRDGRIKYQDGQWAFDNPAVLRGAARSQSANYFADWIVDRVSGYAGRPNSSLVVRATLDTDLQRAAERAIDAALARNERALGVTQAALVAMTPDGAIRAMIGGRSYRQSQFNRAVYAERQPGSAFKPVVFMTALERGLTPDTLRVDAPVIVDGWSPRNYSETNDGVMTLTHALSKSVNTIAVQISEEVGRENVIRTARRLGIRSDMAPHASLALGTFEVTLLELTSAYAAFANGGASVIPHGIESIETISGNRLYQRRGAGLGPIMSEQTLGMMNHMLGETVRSGTGRRAALAGRPSGGKTGTSQDFRDAWFVGYTADLVVGVWVGNDDGTPMKEVTGGGVPASIWREFMESTQRGVRVSALPGTYTPLTAATGSIGSWPFDDEPATEPEEERGFFDRLFGRSEAEEDDGVRRPNIRPGRPTWR, from the coding sequence ATGAGTGAACGACGAAAAAGCGGACGCAAAACTGGCGCAGGCGGCGCCCGCAACCGTGAGCTTGTGTCGCGTCGTCTCCCTTTCCTGGGCACTCTGCGTCTTGAGTTGGAGCCTCCGAAAAAGAAGCGCCGAAAGGCCAACACGAAATCTCGGTCCAAAACGCCCGACTATGAAGAGAAGAGCGCGGGTGCAAAGGTCGCCTACTGGTCGACCGTTGCAGGGCTTTGGGGAATGGTGGCGGCTGGCGGCATTGTTCTTTATTACGCTCTCACTCTGCCCAGCACCGACAATCTTTGGAACATAGATGCTTCCCCAAGTGTCACCATCGCGGCAAATGATGGCACGCCCATCGTCACCCGCGGTGGGCGTCACGGTACGGCCGTGCGATTGGGTGACCTGCCGCCCTATCTTGTGGACGCGGTGGTTGCGACCGAGGACAAGCGTTTCTATTCCCATCTCGGTATTGACCCGATCGGTCTCGCCCGAGCCATGGTCGCAAACCTGAAGGCAGGCTCTGTTGTGCAGGGCGGGTCCACCATCACCCAGCAGCTTGCAAAGAACATTTTTCTCACCCCTGAACGCACCCTCGATCGGAAATTGCAGGAAGCGCTTCTGGCCTTGTGGCTGGAGGCTAAGTTTACGAAGGATGAGATCCTTACGCTCTATCTGAACCGCGTTTATCTCGGCGGTGGAGCCTATGGTATTGAAGCAGCATCTCAGCGCTATTTTGGCAAGTCAGCACGGGGCGTCACGCTGCCAGAAGCAGCAATGTTGGCCGGTCTTTTAAAGGCACCCTCTCGCTACGCGCCGACCAATGATCTCGCCAGAGCTCAGGAAAGAGCCGCGACGGTCCTCGCGGTCATGGTGCGCGATGGTCGCATTAAGTATCAGGACGGCCAGTGGGCATTTGACAATCCCGCGGTACTCCGCGGCGCCGCCCGGTCTCAATCTGCCAACTATTTCGCTGACTGGATTGTGGACCGGGTGTCTGGCTATGCAGGACGGCCAAACTCCAGCCTTGTTGTGCGGGCCACATTGGACACTGATCTGCAGCGGGCGGCTGAACGTGCTATTGACGCAGCTCTTGCTCGCAACGAACGTGCCCTTGGTGTCACGCAAGCTGCCCTCGTGGCCATGACACCCGATGGTGCCATTCGCGCAATGATCGGCGGGCGCTCCTATCGGCAAAGTCAGTTTAATCGAGCCGTTTATGCTGAACGCCAGCCAGGTTCTGCCTTCAAACCCGTTGTCTTTATGACTGCCCTTGAGAGGGGGCTGACGCCGGACACGTTGCGTGTCGATGCGCCTGTTATTGTGGATGGATGGTCGCCGCGCAACTATTCCGAAACAAACGATGGTGTCATGACCCTGACCCATGCTCTGTCAAAATCGGTGAATACGATTGCGGTTCAGATCTCAGAAGAAGTTGGCCGCGAAAATGTCATCCGCACAGCCCGCAGATTGGGTATCCGCAGTGATATGGCCCCTCATGCATCTCTAGCGCTTGGCACATTTGAAGTGACCCTCCTGGAACTCACATCCGCCTACGCCGCCTTTGCAAATGGCGGGGCGAGCGTCATACCGCACGGGATTGAGAGTATTGAGACCATTTCCGGCAACAGACTGTATCAGCGTCGCGGCGCTGGCCTCGGTCCCATCATGTCAGAGCAGACATTGGGCATGATGAACCACATGCTGGGTGAGACGGTGCGGTCAGGCACAGGACGCCGGGCAGCACTGGCCGGTCGTCCCAGCGGCGGCAAGACAGGCACAAGTCAGGATTTCAGGGATGCCTGGTTTGTGGGTTACACCGCTGACCTCGTTGTCGGCGTCTGGGTAGGGAACGACGATGGCACTCCGATGAAGGAAGTGACCGGTGGCGGCGTTCCGGCAAGTATCTGGCGCGAATTTATGGAAAGCACGCAGCGTGGCGTTCGGGTTTCTGCCTTGCCTGGAACCTATACGCCGCTCACAGCGGCGACAGGTTCCATTGGGAGTTGGCCCTTTGATGATGAGCCGGCGACAGAGCCTGAAGAGGAGCGTGGTTTCTTTGATCGGCTCTTTGGCCGCTCGGAGGCTGAGGAGGACGATGGCGTTAGGCGCCCGAACATACGGCCCGGGCGTCCAACCTGGCGCTAA
- a CDS encoding MBL fold metallo-hydrolase (Derived by automated computational analysis using gene prediction method: Protein Homology.) gives MALPYFAEMFGRSFNKIDVPTSHVMPREQATRQLQEYLDQPGDFITWLGHASFLCRIAGKVILTDPYLTTYAGPAGFGPRRYVKSGIAIRDLPPIDVLVVSHNHYDHLDERALAQLPEKSRTTVLVPLNLGEFFRKRGFTHVVEMDWYDDLVVNDLKVTALPVVHWSRRVGFDHNTSLWAGFAFKGPDHHLFFGGDSGYGPVFKDTGERYGPFDTALLGIGAYAPREMMKASHATPEEAVQMGQDLKAKTLVGMHWGTVVLTQEPPFEPPERFVAAGKEAGLADEAVWVMKIGESRSLAVTDNAGWPSNA, from the coding sequence GTGGCGCTCCCCTATTTCGCGGAGATGTTTGGACGCAGCTTCAACAAGATCGACGTGCCGACATCCCACGTAATGCCGCGCGAGCAAGCGACGAGGCAGCTACAGGAATACCTGGATCAGCCCGGCGATTTTATCACCTGGTTGGGACATGCCTCTTTTCTCTGTCGGATAGCTGGAAAGGTCATTTTGACGGACCCCTATCTTACCACTTATGCAGGCCCAGCCGGATTTGGGCCCCGCCGATATGTAAAGAGCGGGATAGCCATCCGAGATCTGCCACCTATCGACGTCCTCGTTGTTTCTCACAATCACTACGACCATTTGGATGAGCGAGCCCTGGCGCAGCTGCCGGAGAAGAGCCGGACAACAGTTTTGGTTCCTCTCAATCTGGGAGAGTTTTTTCGGAAACGGGGGTTCACTCATGTGGTTGAGATGGACTGGTATGACGATCTGGTGGTGAACGATTTGAAGGTCACGGCCTTGCCGGTTGTGCATTGGTCGAGGCGCGTTGGGTTCGATCACAACACATCTCTTTGGGCCGGGTTTGCTTTCAAAGGGCCAGATCACCACCTTTTTTTTGGGGGCGACTCCGGCTATGGGCCTGTGTTTAAGGACACGGGGGAGCGCTATGGCCCCTTCGACACAGCGCTTCTAGGGATTGGTGCCTATGCGCCTCGGGAAATGATGAAAGCGTCCCACGCCACGCCGGAAGAAGCGGTGCAAATGGGACAGGACCTGAAAGCAAAAACACTGGTTGGCATGCATTGGGGGACGGTGGTTCTGACACAGGAGCCACCTTTTGAGCCTCCTGAACGCTTTGTCGCGGCGGGGAAAGAGGCAGGTCTGGCAGACGAAGCTGTCTGGGTGATGAAGATCGGGGAAAGCCGGTCCTTAGCGGTAACTGACAATGCAGGCTGGCCGTCCAACGCCTGA
- a CDS encoding MmcB family DNA repair protein (Derived by automated computational analysis using gene prediction method: Protein Homology.): MSNDDALSHATTDGRQSPVAAAVQRGVCRMLIHMGHVPLTELGLKNGRRVDVISLDKKGDVIIVEIKSSLADFRVDQKWPEYLDYCDRFFFAVPPDFPQEVLPDDAPVGIIVADKFGAEVLREPERDALSAARRKAITLLFARAAGARVHQALDPGVSALIGNEEQD, translated from the coding sequence ATGAGCAACGACGACGCCCTCTCCCACGCAACGACCGATGGTCGCCAATCACCTGTCGCCGCGGCGGTGCAGCGCGGCGTGTGTCGTATGCTCATTCACATGGGGCATGTCCCTCTCACCGAACTGGGCCTCAAAAACGGGCGGCGGGTCGACGTTATCTCCCTCGACAAAAAGGGGGATGTGATCATTGTCGAGATTAAATCATCCCTCGCGGACTTCCGGGTCGATCAGAAATGGCCCGAATATCTGGATTATTGTGATCGGTTTTTCTTTGCGGTTCCCCCTGACTTCCCACAAGAAGTGCTTCCTGATGATGCCCCGGTTGGCATTATCGTTGCCGACAAGTTTGGCGCAGAAGTTTTAAGAGAGCCGGAGCGAGATGCCCTGTCTGCGGCCAGAAGAAAAGCCATTACTCTTCTATTTGCACGCGCGGCAGGCGCCCGCGTCCACCAGGCTCTCGACCCAGGCGTTAGCGCACTTATCGGCAATGAGGAACAGGACTAG